One stretch of Nicotiana tabacum cultivar K326 chromosome 18, ASM71507v2, whole genome shotgun sequence DNA includes these proteins:
- the LOC107808198 gene encoding uncharacterized protein LOC107808198 isoform X1, producing the protein MKEDNGFFVVKKGDLVGVYRNLSDCQTQVGSSICDPPVSVYKGYSMPKDTEEYLLSCGLKHALYSIRAADLTEGLFGTLVPCPFQQPSSSKGGASEHMPKKRSQEAMWSEYTDAVGSAVISNDSLRKHIKLDLPKGDQALSSGQRSCTLEFDGSSKGNPGQAGAGAVVRADDGSLICRLREGLGIATTSVAEYRGFILGLKYAHSKGFTSIRAQGDSKLVCMQIQGLWKVKNQNISTLFQQAKQLKDRFLSFRIIHVLRESNCDADQQANLAVGLPDGHIQEEIEK; encoded by the exons ATGAAGGAAGATAATGGCTTCTTTGTTGTTAAGAAAGGAGATCTTGTTGGAGTCTACAGAAACTTGAGTGACTGCCAGACTCAAGTTGGATCCTCG ATATGTGATCCTCCGGTTAGTGTGTATAAAGGCTACTCCATGCCAAAGGACACAGAGGAATATCTTCTATCTTGTGGGCTTAAACATGCACTTTATTCTATCAGAGCTGCAGATCTGACCGAAGGTCTCTTTGGGACTCTAGTACCATGCCCTTTTCAG CAGCCATCTTCTTCCAAAGGTGGAGCGTCTGAGCATATGCCAAAGAAGAGGTCACAGGAAGCAATGTGGTCAGAATATACG GATGCTGTTGGATCAGCAGTTATTTCAAATGATTCCCTAAGAAAGCATATCAAGTTAGATCTTCCTAAGGGTGACCAAGCTCTATCATCTGGT CAGCGATCTTGCACTCTTGAATTTGATGGTTCTTCGAAAGGTAATCCGGGACAAGCTGGTGCGGGAGCTGTGGTACGAGCTGATGATGGAAGTTTG ATTTGTAGGCTGCGTGAAGGTTTAGGAATAGCAACAACCAGTGTTGCTGAATATCGAGGCTTTATCTTGGGTTTGAAATATGCACATAGCAAAGGGTTTACAAGTATTCGTGCTCAGGGTGACTCCAAACTTGTTTGTATGCAG ATCCAGGGTCTGTGGAAGGTTAAAAATCAAAACATCTCTACGCTTTTTCAGCAGGCAAAACAACTGAAGGATAGGTTTCTTTCTTTCCGCATCATTCATGTTCTTCGG GAATCAAACTGTGATGCAGATCAGCAGGCGAACTTGGCTGTTGGACTTCCTG ACGGTCATATTCAGGAGGAGATAGAGAAATGA
- the LOC107808198 gene encoding uncharacterized protein LOC107808198 isoform X5, with protein MKEDNGFFVVKKGDLVGVYRNLSDCQTQVGSSICDPPVSVYKGYSMPKDTEEYLLSCGLKHALYSIRAADLTEGLFGTLVPCPFQQPSSSKGGASEHMPKKRSQEAMWSEYTDAVGSAVISNDSLRKHIKLDLPKGDQALSSGQRSCTLEFDGSSKGNPGQAGAGAVVRADDGSLICRLREGLGIATTSVAEYRGFILGLKYAHSKGFTSIRAQGDSKLVCMQVKQSFLSSFNFSYMNGILICIFLRSRRASKGVAYWSMKRIENQVSGSNPSG; from the exons ATGAAGGAAGATAATGGCTTCTTTGTTGTTAAGAAAGGAGATCTTGTTGGAGTCTACAGAAACTTGAGTGACTGCCAGACTCAAGTTGGATCCTCG ATATGTGATCCTCCGGTTAGTGTGTATAAAGGCTACTCCATGCCAAAGGACACAGAGGAATATCTTCTATCTTGTGGGCTTAAACATGCACTTTATTCTATCAGAGCTGCAGATCTGACCGAAGGTCTCTTTGGGACTCTAGTACCATGCCCTTTTCAG CAGCCATCTTCTTCCAAAGGTGGAGCGTCTGAGCATATGCCAAAGAAGAGGTCACAGGAAGCAATGTGGTCAGAATATACG GATGCTGTTGGATCAGCAGTTATTTCAAATGATTCCCTAAGAAAGCATATCAAGTTAGATCTTCCTAAGGGTGACCAAGCTCTATCATCTGGT CAGCGATCTTGCACTCTTGAATTTGATGGTTCTTCGAAAGGTAATCCGGGACAAGCTGGTGCGGGAGCTGTGGTACGAGCTGATGATGGAAGTTTG ATTTGTAGGCTGCGTGAAGGTTTAGGAATAGCAACAACCAGTGTTGCTGAATATCGAGGCTTTATCTTGGGTTTGAAATATGCACATAGCAAAGGGTTTACAAGTATTCGTGCTCAGGGTGACTCCAAACTTGTTTGTATGCAG GTCAAGCaaagttttctttcttctttcaacTTCAGCTATATGAATGGGATCCTTATATGCATATTTTTAAGGTCAAGGAGGGCCTCTAAGGGTGTGGCCTATTGGTCAATGAAGAGAATTGAAAAccaggtctcaggttcaaatcccagcggatga
- the LOC107808198 gene encoding uncharacterized protein LOC107808198 isoform X4: MKEDNGFFVVKKGDLVGVYRNLSDCQTQVGSSICDPPVSVYKGYSMPKDTEEYLLSCGLKHALYSIRAADLTEGLFGTLVPCPFQPSSSKGGASEHMPKKRSQEAMWSEYTDAVGSAVISNDSLRKHIKLDLPKGDQALSSGRSCTLEFDGSSKGNPGQAGAGAVVRADDGSLICRLREGLGIATTSVAEYRGFILGLKYAHSKGFTSIRAQGDSKLVCMQIQGLWKVKNQNISTLFQQAKQLKDRFLSFRIIHVLRESNCDADQQANLAVGLPDGHIQEEIEK; this comes from the exons ATGAAGGAAGATAATGGCTTCTTTGTTGTTAAGAAAGGAGATCTTGTTGGAGTCTACAGAAACTTGAGTGACTGCCAGACTCAAGTTGGATCCTCG ATATGTGATCCTCCGGTTAGTGTGTATAAAGGCTACTCCATGCCAAAGGACACAGAGGAATATCTTCTATCTTGTGGGCTTAAACATGCACTTTATTCTATCAGAGCTGCAGATCTGACCGAAGGTCTCTTTGGGACTCTAGTACCATGCCCTTTTCAG CCATCTTCTTCCAAAGGTGGAGCGTCTGAGCATATGCCAAAGAAGAGGTCACAGGAAGCAATGTGGTCAGAATATACG GATGCTGTTGGATCAGCAGTTATTTCAAATGATTCCCTAAGAAAGCATATCAAGTTAGATCTTCCTAAGGGTGACCAAGCTCTATCATCTGGT CGATCTTGCACTCTTGAATTTGATGGTTCTTCGAAAGGTAATCCGGGACAAGCTGGTGCGGGAGCTGTGGTACGAGCTGATGATGGAAGTTTG ATTTGTAGGCTGCGTGAAGGTTTAGGAATAGCAACAACCAGTGTTGCTGAATATCGAGGCTTTATCTTGGGTTTGAAATATGCACATAGCAAAGGGTTTACAAGTATTCGTGCTCAGGGTGACTCCAAACTTGTTTGTATGCAG ATCCAGGGTCTGTGGAAGGTTAAAAATCAAAACATCTCTACGCTTTTTCAGCAGGCAAAACAACTGAAGGATAGGTTTCTTTCTTTCCGCATCATTCATGTTCTTCGG GAATCAAACTGTGATGCAGATCAGCAGGCGAACTTGGCTGTTGGACTTCCTG ACGGTCATATTCAGGAGGAGATAGAGAAATGA
- the LOC107808198 gene encoding uncharacterized protein LOC107808198 isoform X8, giving the protein MKEDNGFFVVKKGDLVGVYRNLSDCQTQVGSSICDPPVSVYKGYSMPKDTEEYLLSCGLKHALYSIRAADLTEGLFGTLVPCPFQPSSSKGGASEHMPKKRSQEAMWSEYTQRSCTLEFDGSSKGNPGQAGAGAVVRADDGSLICRLREGLGIATTSVAEYRGFILGLKYAHSKGFTSIRAQGDSKLVCMQIQGLWKVKNQNISTLFQQAKQLKDRFLSFRIIHVLRESNCDADQQANLAVGLPDGHIQEEIEK; this is encoded by the exons ATGAAGGAAGATAATGGCTTCTTTGTTGTTAAGAAAGGAGATCTTGTTGGAGTCTACAGAAACTTGAGTGACTGCCAGACTCAAGTTGGATCCTCG ATATGTGATCCTCCGGTTAGTGTGTATAAAGGCTACTCCATGCCAAAGGACACAGAGGAATATCTTCTATCTTGTGGGCTTAAACATGCACTTTATTCTATCAGAGCTGCAGATCTGACCGAAGGTCTCTTTGGGACTCTAGTACCATGCCCTTTTCAG CCATCTTCTTCCAAAGGTGGAGCGTCTGAGCATATGCCAAAGAAGAGGTCACAGGAAGCAATGTGGTCAGAATATACG CAGCGATCTTGCACTCTTGAATTTGATGGTTCTTCGAAAGGTAATCCGGGACAAGCTGGTGCGGGAGCTGTGGTACGAGCTGATGATGGAAGTTTG ATTTGTAGGCTGCGTGAAGGTTTAGGAATAGCAACAACCAGTGTTGCTGAATATCGAGGCTTTATCTTGGGTTTGAAATATGCACATAGCAAAGGGTTTACAAGTATTCGTGCTCAGGGTGACTCCAAACTTGTTTGTATGCAG ATCCAGGGTCTGTGGAAGGTTAAAAATCAAAACATCTCTACGCTTTTTCAGCAGGCAAAACAACTGAAGGATAGGTTTCTTTCTTTCCGCATCATTCATGTTCTTCGG GAATCAAACTGTGATGCAGATCAGCAGGCGAACTTGGCTGTTGGACTTCCTG ACGGTCATATTCAGGAGGAGATAGAGAAATGA
- the LOC107808198 gene encoding uncharacterized protein LOC107808198 isoform X9 — MKEDNGFFVVKKGDLVGVYRNLSDCQTQVGSSICDPPVSVYKGYSMPKDTEEYLLSCGLKHALYSIRAADLTEGLFGTLVPCPFQPSSSKGGASEHMPKKRSQEAMWSEYTRSCTLEFDGSSKGNPGQAGAGAVVRADDGSLICRLREGLGIATTSVAEYRGFILGLKYAHSKGFTSIRAQGDSKLVCMQIQGLWKVKNQNISTLFQQAKQLKDRFLSFRIIHVLRESNCDADQQANLAVGLPDGHIQEEIEK, encoded by the exons ATGAAGGAAGATAATGGCTTCTTTGTTGTTAAGAAAGGAGATCTTGTTGGAGTCTACAGAAACTTGAGTGACTGCCAGACTCAAGTTGGATCCTCG ATATGTGATCCTCCGGTTAGTGTGTATAAAGGCTACTCCATGCCAAAGGACACAGAGGAATATCTTCTATCTTGTGGGCTTAAACATGCACTTTATTCTATCAGAGCTGCAGATCTGACCGAAGGTCTCTTTGGGACTCTAGTACCATGCCCTTTTCAG CCATCTTCTTCCAAAGGTGGAGCGTCTGAGCATATGCCAAAGAAGAGGTCACAGGAAGCAATGTGGTCAGAATATACG CGATCTTGCACTCTTGAATTTGATGGTTCTTCGAAAGGTAATCCGGGACAAGCTGGTGCGGGAGCTGTGGTACGAGCTGATGATGGAAGTTTG ATTTGTAGGCTGCGTGAAGGTTTAGGAATAGCAACAACCAGTGTTGCTGAATATCGAGGCTTTATCTTGGGTTTGAAATATGCACATAGCAAAGGGTTTACAAGTATTCGTGCTCAGGGTGACTCCAAACTTGTTTGTATGCAG ATCCAGGGTCTGTGGAAGGTTAAAAATCAAAACATCTCTACGCTTTTTCAGCAGGCAAAACAACTGAAGGATAGGTTTCTTTCTTTCCGCATCATTCATGTTCTTCGG GAATCAAACTGTGATGCAGATCAGCAGGCGAACTTGGCTGTTGGACTTCCTG ACGGTCATATTCAGGAGGAGATAGAGAAATGA
- the LOC107808198 gene encoding uncharacterized protein LOC107808198 isoform X3 has translation MKEDNGFFVVKKGDLVGVYRNLSDCQTQVGSSICDPPVSVYKGYSMPKDTEEYLLSCGLKHALYSIRAADLTEGLFGTLVPCPFQPSSSKGGASEHMPKKRSQEAMWSEYTDAVGSAVISNDSLRKHIKLDLPKGDQALSSGQRSCTLEFDGSSKGNPGQAGAGAVVRADDGSLICRLREGLGIATTSVAEYRGFILGLKYAHSKGFTSIRAQGDSKLVCMQIQGLWKVKNQNISTLFQQAKQLKDRFLSFRIIHVLRESNCDADQQANLAVGLPDGHIQEEIEK, from the exons ATGAAGGAAGATAATGGCTTCTTTGTTGTTAAGAAAGGAGATCTTGTTGGAGTCTACAGAAACTTGAGTGACTGCCAGACTCAAGTTGGATCCTCG ATATGTGATCCTCCGGTTAGTGTGTATAAAGGCTACTCCATGCCAAAGGACACAGAGGAATATCTTCTATCTTGTGGGCTTAAACATGCACTTTATTCTATCAGAGCTGCAGATCTGACCGAAGGTCTCTTTGGGACTCTAGTACCATGCCCTTTTCAG CCATCTTCTTCCAAAGGTGGAGCGTCTGAGCATATGCCAAAGAAGAGGTCACAGGAAGCAATGTGGTCAGAATATACG GATGCTGTTGGATCAGCAGTTATTTCAAATGATTCCCTAAGAAAGCATATCAAGTTAGATCTTCCTAAGGGTGACCAAGCTCTATCATCTGGT CAGCGATCTTGCACTCTTGAATTTGATGGTTCTTCGAAAGGTAATCCGGGACAAGCTGGTGCGGGAGCTGTGGTACGAGCTGATGATGGAAGTTTG ATTTGTAGGCTGCGTGAAGGTTTAGGAATAGCAACAACCAGTGTTGCTGAATATCGAGGCTTTATCTTGGGTTTGAAATATGCACATAGCAAAGGGTTTACAAGTATTCGTGCTCAGGGTGACTCCAAACTTGTTTGTATGCAG ATCCAGGGTCTGTGGAAGGTTAAAAATCAAAACATCTCTACGCTTTTTCAGCAGGCAAAACAACTGAAGGATAGGTTTCTTTCTTTCCGCATCATTCATGTTCTTCGG GAATCAAACTGTGATGCAGATCAGCAGGCGAACTTGGCTGTTGGACTTCCTG ACGGTCATATTCAGGAGGAGATAGAGAAATGA
- the LOC107808198 gene encoding uncharacterized protein LOC107808198 isoform X6 — protein sequence MKEDNGFFVVKKGDLVGVYRNLSDCQTQVGSSICDPPVSVYKGYSMPKDTEEYLLSCGLKHALYSIRAADLTEGLFGTLVPCPFQQPSSSKGGASEHMPKKRSQEAMWSEYTQRSCTLEFDGSSKGNPGQAGAGAVVRADDGSLICRLREGLGIATTSVAEYRGFILGLKYAHSKGFTSIRAQGDSKLVCMQIQGLWKVKNQNISTLFQQAKQLKDRFLSFRIIHVLRESNCDADQQANLAVGLPDGHIQEEIEK from the exons ATGAAGGAAGATAATGGCTTCTTTGTTGTTAAGAAAGGAGATCTTGTTGGAGTCTACAGAAACTTGAGTGACTGCCAGACTCAAGTTGGATCCTCG ATATGTGATCCTCCGGTTAGTGTGTATAAAGGCTACTCCATGCCAAAGGACACAGAGGAATATCTTCTATCTTGTGGGCTTAAACATGCACTTTATTCTATCAGAGCTGCAGATCTGACCGAAGGTCTCTTTGGGACTCTAGTACCATGCCCTTTTCAG CAGCCATCTTCTTCCAAAGGTGGAGCGTCTGAGCATATGCCAAAGAAGAGGTCACAGGAAGCAATGTGGTCAGAATATACG CAGCGATCTTGCACTCTTGAATTTGATGGTTCTTCGAAAGGTAATCCGGGACAAGCTGGTGCGGGAGCTGTGGTACGAGCTGATGATGGAAGTTTG ATTTGTAGGCTGCGTGAAGGTTTAGGAATAGCAACAACCAGTGTTGCTGAATATCGAGGCTTTATCTTGGGTTTGAAATATGCACATAGCAAAGGGTTTACAAGTATTCGTGCTCAGGGTGACTCCAAACTTGTTTGTATGCAG ATCCAGGGTCTGTGGAAGGTTAAAAATCAAAACATCTCTACGCTTTTTCAGCAGGCAAAACAACTGAAGGATAGGTTTCTTTCTTTCCGCATCATTCATGTTCTTCGG GAATCAAACTGTGATGCAGATCAGCAGGCGAACTTGGCTGTTGGACTTCCTG ACGGTCATATTCAGGAGGAGATAGAGAAATGA
- the LOC107808198 gene encoding uncharacterized protein LOC107808198 isoform X2, with translation MKEDNGFFVVKKGDLVGVYRNLSDCQTQVGSSICDPPVSVYKGYSMPKDTEEYLLSCGLKHALYSIRAADLTEGLFGTLVPCPFQQPSSSKGGASEHMPKKRSQEAMWSEYTDAVGSAVISNDSLRKHIKLDLPKGDQALSSGRSCTLEFDGSSKGNPGQAGAGAVVRADDGSLICRLREGLGIATTSVAEYRGFILGLKYAHSKGFTSIRAQGDSKLVCMQIQGLWKVKNQNISTLFQQAKQLKDRFLSFRIIHVLRESNCDADQQANLAVGLPDGHIQEEIEK, from the exons ATGAAGGAAGATAATGGCTTCTTTGTTGTTAAGAAAGGAGATCTTGTTGGAGTCTACAGAAACTTGAGTGACTGCCAGACTCAAGTTGGATCCTCG ATATGTGATCCTCCGGTTAGTGTGTATAAAGGCTACTCCATGCCAAAGGACACAGAGGAATATCTTCTATCTTGTGGGCTTAAACATGCACTTTATTCTATCAGAGCTGCAGATCTGACCGAAGGTCTCTTTGGGACTCTAGTACCATGCCCTTTTCAG CAGCCATCTTCTTCCAAAGGTGGAGCGTCTGAGCATATGCCAAAGAAGAGGTCACAGGAAGCAATGTGGTCAGAATATACG GATGCTGTTGGATCAGCAGTTATTTCAAATGATTCCCTAAGAAAGCATATCAAGTTAGATCTTCCTAAGGGTGACCAAGCTCTATCATCTGGT CGATCTTGCACTCTTGAATTTGATGGTTCTTCGAAAGGTAATCCGGGACAAGCTGGTGCGGGAGCTGTGGTACGAGCTGATGATGGAAGTTTG ATTTGTAGGCTGCGTGAAGGTTTAGGAATAGCAACAACCAGTGTTGCTGAATATCGAGGCTTTATCTTGGGTTTGAAATATGCACATAGCAAAGGGTTTACAAGTATTCGTGCTCAGGGTGACTCCAAACTTGTTTGTATGCAG ATCCAGGGTCTGTGGAAGGTTAAAAATCAAAACATCTCTACGCTTTTTCAGCAGGCAAAACAACTGAAGGATAGGTTTCTTTCTTTCCGCATCATTCATGTTCTTCGG GAATCAAACTGTGATGCAGATCAGCAGGCGAACTTGGCTGTTGGACTTCCTG ACGGTCATATTCAGGAGGAGATAGAGAAATGA
- the LOC107808198 gene encoding uncharacterized protein LOC107808198 isoform X7, producing the protein MKEDNGFFVVKKGDLVGVYRNLSDCQTQVGSSICDPPVSVYKGYSMPKDTEEYLLSCGLKHALYSIRAADLTEGLFGTLVPCPFQQPSSSKGGASEHMPKKRSQEAMWSEYTRSCTLEFDGSSKGNPGQAGAGAVVRADDGSLICRLREGLGIATTSVAEYRGFILGLKYAHSKGFTSIRAQGDSKLVCMQIQGLWKVKNQNISTLFQQAKQLKDRFLSFRIIHVLRESNCDADQQANLAVGLPDGHIQEEIEK; encoded by the exons ATGAAGGAAGATAATGGCTTCTTTGTTGTTAAGAAAGGAGATCTTGTTGGAGTCTACAGAAACTTGAGTGACTGCCAGACTCAAGTTGGATCCTCG ATATGTGATCCTCCGGTTAGTGTGTATAAAGGCTACTCCATGCCAAAGGACACAGAGGAATATCTTCTATCTTGTGGGCTTAAACATGCACTTTATTCTATCAGAGCTGCAGATCTGACCGAAGGTCTCTTTGGGACTCTAGTACCATGCCCTTTTCAG CAGCCATCTTCTTCCAAAGGTGGAGCGTCTGAGCATATGCCAAAGAAGAGGTCACAGGAAGCAATGTGGTCAGAATATACG CGATCTTGCACTCTTGAATTTGATGGTTCTTCGAAAGGTAATCCGGGACAAGCTGGTGCGGGAGCTGTGGTACGAGCTGATGATGGAAGTTTG ATTTGTAGGCTGCGTGAAGGTTTAGGAATAGCAACAACCAGTGTTGCTGAATATCGAGGCTTTATCTTGGGTTTGAAATATGCACATAGCAAAGGGTTTACAAGTATTCGTGCTCAGGGTGACTCCAAACTTGTTTGTATGCAG ATCCAGGGTCTGTGGAAGGTTAAAAATCAAAACATCTCTACGCTTTTTCAGCAGGCAAAACAACTGAAGGATAGGTTTCTTTCTTTCCGCATCATTCATGTTCTTCGG GAATCAAACTGTGATGCAGATCAGCAGGCGAACTTGGCTGTTGGACTTCCTG ACGGTCATATTCAGGAGGAGATAGAGAAATGA